One window from the genome of Pieris napi chromosome 3, ilPieNapi1.2, whole genome shotgun sequence encodes:
- the LOC125063402 gene encoding uncharacterized protein LOC125063402 isoform X5, translating to MATDNTETSTNDAKENTDKGVANGPSASQAQVAAALQREADEHLFLRYLELDPPEDPAAPRRAQRNGRTPFTTTRKLARGSAGGFGFTVVWTRPPKIERVAAGGSAERAGLRAGDYIVFVGNKNVVTASEEEVRNLVKSAGQTLNIETFRRVPQNGVGVRPRLAQVTIPSVAESTPPPPRSPRAALTSPAAARPPTACSSTSQSLDRRKLHLPQVTFSKETPNLTIDGRKRSLLAVIAREQHFTTCLQFGLVRFVTPLAERADLIAPSDHQLLFQNIEEIYRLSEEILEQVVQDDGEIQTSTVVAVYLQKTSVFLSLYKKYCLGLKRADCVLVKKSKDPSGAFSRFCTSPPIPRRRPDITSLVHKPLEQFRELLRLMRSAAVANGTGPYDQLEKQQLQVIVEQLQTGYQDVTAGSGLMGLAGDGKPLLSVADLESRLVFTRCKPFVLSTGGRQWIFGGELSRVEGRTVRPYWALLFSDLLLFATVSRDRVLFVTEEPVALATVSETQFNVRKKATEFRLSLGRAGGESPLVSCSPRTPSRSRPIVLRAPSIDLKAVWQSLLQRQISRAHTMSGTPLGSPLDSPDPQLTFSLATLDSQQRQVRRSSAETQTGGSALEGRSSRSRGSTLHLQRWMTQLPEAEELDPPEPDMEMWSIEELRKRSKELNLLDVAGLVDHHEKKETKEVKETPPVEKKENEHSPSKSSNSGSQITVRTSPVVVDTLPVCRQCHKKCLSKPNSPLLSQTETLPLKPKPEASPQNSISNKSSQSPCSASCEKRKSHFHCHLERKGAIRIKAEDGPKAAAKVIDSIEQSQKMLKSKSYDLKTDSPNMTRSISDGNTKNKLELRKDHSIRSLSPTSSSRNSPLSTSHTTCSSMVFNSSSNDLRTSNSNITNPVQCVIAQEKYINEVKCVESITLPKSKHSSPASHKKDEITRQKAETVLNKVLGINIVTRRENVGTRLRTSSVFLDDDSTFEDDNDFKIERGLRRSPRMGIAAMTKMNGDITKKSEETEDHNANVSDVLSDEDTELGPLMLMGLSAINPAAHLMRVEPFKHSITNISNTNSRPSSIGSVKSESPIPNIAVVPPTPDYNTNKTDELIDDSPDSPDVPDDLPYISLKRYGTMSSLERLPSDETDDGNVRLTAEEPDAAKPYNTVASSAGGIMGWTARAGSFVVEKMSIFSHTENVPNTSIAHKQPSFLERCLGVSEWKSTLGTEDGTMETGEGSGASGEEAWGTPSSGDLSDNLQDSDHGTLSSPTKSSSSYVGDDDTELMMDELLMAPTITGPTTLRPLLPRDVFRRRLEPLLEEEFSDSGSEDNKPTPTNSDDQGSEFGPVADECCEPRPPLSASAPEAGVGVCGGAAGGPRGGARDLSPDRTPTNEVPSIPLQSVSKDFVERAFAGAVHRDSVSSASTPSTLDRTTIHNPTPLHQLSPASEAVLSPAVEETVEEPRPSTPERLTPQAEMRLALDQGKDMLVEQEKSLDGGSDRWSFRAACQRSLVRRVASADAVTLCRAPPRRTAPHTTSHSSVYAWKAPENETKLSEMEQLARAEVLTMRSRTRSQCQNGKILGFLRRRASSDSPRREPFIINSRPLSPRRTTEKHLEKRFWKQVTRRRQSCGSISQI from the exons ATTGGCTCGTGGTTCAGCGGGTGGCTTTGGTTTCACCGTGGTGTGGACGAGGCCCCCGAAAATCGAGAGGGTCGCGGCTGGAGGATCAGCAGAACGAGCGGGTCTCAGAGCAGGGGATTACATCGTATTTGTTGGTAACAAAAATGTTGTGACGGCGTCCGAAGAGGAAGTACGGAATCTAGTTAA ATCAGCAGGCCAAACCCTTAACATAGAAACCTTCAGACGGGTTCCACAAAATGGCGTAGGAGTGCGACCACGTCTAGCTCAAGTGACTATACCGTCCGTTGCCGAGTCCACCCCACCTCCCCCCAGGTCTCCAAGAGCTGCCCTAACGTCACCAGCGGCTGCAAGACCGCCAACTGCCTGCTCATCAACCAGCCAATCCCTTGATAGACGCAAACTGCATCTTCCGCAAGTCACCTTCTCCAAAGAG aCTCCCAATCTCACCATAGATGGTCGAAAGAGATCCTTACTTGCTGTGATTGCACGGGAACAGCATTTTACCACTTGTCTCCAGTTTGGCTTAGTCAGATTCGTGACACCTCTAGCGGAAAGAGCTGATTTGATTGCTCCAAGCGATCATCAATTGCtgtttcaaaatattgaaGAG ATTTATAGATTATCAGAAGAAATCCTAGAGCAAGTTGTGCAGGACGATGGTGAAATCCAAACATCTACTGTGGTCGctgtatatttacaaaaaacgtCAGTGTTCCTTAGTCTCtataagaaatattgtttgGGATTGAAAAGAGCCGACTGTGTGCTG gtgaAAAAATCAAAAGACCCAAGCGGCGCTTTCTCCAGATTTTGTACCAGTCCGCCCATACCCAGAAGACGACCGGATATTACGTCATTAGTGCATAAACCATTAGAACAGTTCCGGGAATTATTACGACTGATGCGATCAGCCGCTGTTGCCAACGGCACAGGACCTTATGACCAGCTGGAGAAACAGCAGCTTCAAGTTATCGTTGAACAATTACAG ACGGGATATCAAGACGTCACTGCTGGATCCGGTTTGATGGGCTTAGCTGGTGATGGAAAACCTCTTCTATCAGTAGCTGATCTTGAAAGTAGACTTGTGTTCACTAGATGTAAG CCCTTTGTACTCAGCACAGGAGGAAGGCAGTGGATATTTGGCGGTGAACTCTCAAGGGTAGAAGGTAGAACTGTAAGGCCTTATTGGGCCTTGCTATTTAGCGATCTACTCCTGTTTGCCACCGTGTCAAGAGATCGGGTACTGTTCGTAACTGAAGAACCAGTGGCCTTGGCTACTGTGTCCGAAACCCAGTTCAATGTTAGGAAAAAAG CCACGGAATTCCGTCTCTCATTGGGTCGTGCGGGTGGTGAGAGTCCGTTGGTGTCATGTTCCCCACGGACTCCCAGCAGGTCAAGGCCTATTGTGCTTCGAGCACCTTCTATAGACCTGAAGGCTGTGTGGCAGAGTTTATTGCAGAGACAAAT TTCCCGCGCTCACACGATGTCTGGTACGCCTTTGGGTTCACCTCTCGACTCTCCGGACCCTCAGCTTACCTTCAGTCTCGCAACGCTGGACTCCCAGCAACGACAG GTAAGGCGAAGTTCCGCTGAAACTCAAACAGGTGGTAGTGCCCTAGAGGGGCGAAGTTCTAGAAGCAGGGGATCCACACTTCATCTTCAGAGGTGGATGACTCAGCTTCCAGAAGCTGAAGAGTTGGATCCACCGGAACCGGATATGGAA ATGTGGAGTATAGAGGAACTGAGAAAACGATCGAAGGAGCTTAATTTACTGGATGTAGCTGGATTGGTAGATCATCATGAAaagaaagaaacaaaagaagTTAAAGAAACGCCACCCGTTGAAAAGAAGGAAAATGAACATAGTCCATCCAAAAGCAGCAATTCTGGAAGCCAG ATTACTGTAAGAACCAGCCCTGTAGTAGTAGACACGTTACCAGTATGTAGACAGTGccacaaaaaatgtttgtCCAAACCAAACAGTCCATTATTGTCACAAACAGAAACATTGCCTTTAAAACCAAAACCGGAAGCATCACCTCAAAACTCAATATCTAACAAAAGCTCACAAAGTCCATGCAGTGCTAGCTGTGAAAAGCGGAAATCCCATTTTCATTGTCACTTAGAACGCAAAGGTGCTATTAGGATAAAAGCTGAAGATGGCCCAAAGGCAGCAGCTAAAGTTATAGATTCCATAGAACAAAGTCAAAAGATGCTGAAATCCAAATCATACGATCTAAAAACTGATTCGCCAAACATGACCCGAAGTATATCAGACGGAAATACGAAAAATAAGTTGGAGTTAAGGAAAGATCATTCTATACGTTCCCTTAGTCCCACTTCAAGTAGCAGGAACAGCCCACTATCGACGAGTCATACGACATGCAGCTCTATGGTGTTCAATTCTAGTTCAAATGATTTAAGAACTTCAAATTCAAACATAACCAATCCAGTACAGTGCGTAATCGCtcaagaaaaatacattaatgaaGTAAAATGTGTTGAAAGTATAACTTTACCAAAATCAAAACATTCATCGCCTGCCTCTCATAAAAAAGATGAAATCACAAGACAAAAGGCTGAAACTGTGCTGAATAAAGTGTTAGGTATAAATATAGTTACTAGAAGAGAAAACGTTGGTACACGTTTGAGAACATCATCAGTTTTCTTAGACGACGACTCAACATTTGAAGACgataatgattttaaaattgagAGAGGATTAAGAAGGTCACCTCGAATGGGCATCGCAGCGATGACCAAAATGAATGGAGATATTACGAAGAAATCCGAAGAAACTGAAGATCACAACGCTAACGTGAGCGATGTACTGTCGGACGAAGATACTGAACTAGGACCTCTAATGCTGATGGGTTTATCAGCTATTAATCCAGCTGCGCACTTAATGAGAGTTGAACCATTTAAGCATTCTATCACAAACATAAGTAACACCAATTCGAGGCCCAGCAGCATAGGTTCTGTTAAATCAGAGTCACCGATACCCAATATCGCAGTAGTACCGCCAACGCCTgattataatactaataagaCT GATGAGCTTATAGATGATTCCCCCGATTCTCCCGATGTTCCAGATGACCTCCCTTATATATCGTTGaaaag ATACGGCACAATGTCAAGTTTGGAACGATTACCCTCTGACGAGACTGATGATGGAAATGTAAGACTGACCGCAGAAGAACCCGACGCGGCTAAGCCGTATAATACAG TGGCGAGTTCTGCTGGAGGTATTATGGGTTGGACGGCGCGTGCCGGCTCCTTTGTAGTTGAGAAAATGAGTATTTTTAGTCATACTGAAAATGTACCGAACACATCAATAGCCCACAAACAGCCATCGTTTTTAGAGAg GTGCCTTGGTGTAAGTGAGTGGAAGTCTACCCTGGGTACAGAAGATGGGACCATGGAGACTGGTGAAGGTAGCGGTGCCAGTGGTGAGGAAGCCTGGGGTACTCCATCATCTGGAGACTTGTCTGACAACCTACAGGATTCTGATCACGGCACTTTGTCG TCTCCAACAAAGTCTTCATCTTCCTATGTTGGCGATGATGATACTGAGCTAATGATGGATGAGCTTCTAATGGCACCAACTATAACTGGTCCTACTACTTTAAGGCCACTTTTGCCAAG AGACGTTTTCAGAAGACGTCTTGAACCGTTATTAGAAGAGGAATTTTCAGATAGTGGCAGCGAAGACAACAAACCCACCCCCACAAATTCTGATGACCAG GGCAGCGAGTTTGGCCCCGTTGCTGACGAATGCTGCGAGCCGCGCCCACCGCTCTCTGCTTCCGCGCCGG AGGCAGGAGTCGGTGTGTGCGGCGGGGCAGCTGGCGGGCCGCGTGGCGGCGCGCGAGACCTGAGTCCCGACCGGACTCCCACCAACGAAGTGCCTTCGATACCCTTACAATCTG TTTCAAAAGACTTTGTGGAGCGAGCGTTTGCTGGCGCCGTACATCGGGACTCGGTCAGTTCAGCCAGTACCCCCTCCACACTCGACCGCACCACAATACACAATCCGACGCCCCTGCATCAGCTGTCACCAG CTTCGGAGGCGGTCCTGTCACCGGCAGTGGAGGAGACAGTGGAAGAGCCAAGACCATCGACACCGGAGCGTCTCACGCCACAAGCGGAGATGCGACTAGCCCTGGATCAGGGGAAGGACATGCTGGTCGAGCAAGAGAAATCCTTG GATGGCGGGTCCGACCGCTGGTCGTTTCGCGCGGCATGCCAACGGTCCCTAGTGCGACGCGTAGCGAGCGCGGACGCCGTGACTCTATGCCGCGCGCCGCCGCGCCGCACCGCCCCGCATACTACTTCGCACAGTTCTGTATATGCTTGGAAGG CTCCAGAAAACGAAACGAAACTTTCGGAGATGGAGCAACTGGCACGAGCGGAAGTTCTGACGATGCGTTCGCGGACGCGATCTCAATGCCAGAACGGGAAGAT ATTGGGTTTCCTTCGTCGTCGAGCGTCCTCCGATAGCCCCCGCCGTGAGCCATTCATCATCAACTCCAGGCCTCTATCACCTCGCAGAACTACT GAAAAGCATTTGGAGAAAAGATTTTGGAAACAAGTTACCAGAAGAAGACAATCATGTGGTTCCATCAGCCAAATATAA